From Paenibacillus sp. PK3_47, the proteins below share one genomic window:
- the thrS gene encoding threonine--tRNA ligase — protein sequence MSVSIKLPDGSVREYADGSSIDEVAASISSGLRKNAAAGKLNGIVVDLSTPLQEGALVEIVTLDSPEGLEVMRHSTAHLMAQAVKRLYGAKEVKLGVGPVIEDGFYYDMDLEHPLNPEDLLKIEKEMERIVSENLPIVRKEVSRKEALEIFGELGDPYKLELIEALPEESVITIYEQGEFFDLCRGPHVPSTAKIKIFKLMNVAGAYWRGDSKNKMLQRVYGTAWIKKAQLDEHLRLLEEAKKRDHRKLGKELEIFTFNQLVGQGLPIWLPKGAKLRSILERYIVDLEASLGYQHVYTPVLGNVELYKTSGHWEHYQEDMFPKMTIDTEEFVLRPMNCPHHMMIYKSSMHSYRDLPIRIAELGTMHRYEMSGALTGLHRVRSMTLNDSHIFCRLDQIKSEFKRVLELIKQVYSDFGIHDYRFRLSYRDPNDTEKYFQNDEMWETAQRMLREVAEEAGLPFFEAEGEAAFYGPKLDVQIRTALGKEETLSTVQIDFLLPERFELEYVGDDGQKHRPVVLHRGILGTMERFVAFLLENFAGSLPLWLSPQQVKIIPVSSAFDDYAKEVESRLLRSGVRAEVDLRNEKMGYKIREAQLEKLPYMFVVGENEMNAGSVSIRKRGEGDIGVKPLEEAIALLSQEIAERTI from the coding sequence ATGTCAGTAAGTATCAAGCTACCGGACGGATCGGTCCGGGAATACGCGGACGGCAGCAGCATCGATGAAGTGGCAGCTTCTATCAGCAGCGGATTGCGCAAGAATGCGGCTGCGGGCAAACTGAACGGAATCGTGGTGGATTTGTCCACACCGCTGCAGGAAGGCGCTTTGGTGGAAATTGTGACCCTTGACTCGCCGGAAGGGCTTGAAGTTATGCGCCACAGTACTGCCCACCTGATGGCCCAGGCCGTAAAACGTTTGTATGGTGCCAAAGAGGTCAAGCTGGGTGTCGGGCCGGTCATCGAAGACGGCTTTTACTATGACATGGATCTGGAACATCCGCTGAATCCCGAGGATCTGCTGAAGATTGAAAAGGAAATGGAGCGCATTGTATCCGAGAACCTGCCGATTGTGCGTAAAGAGGTCAGCCGCAAGGAAGCGCTTGAGATTTTTGGTGAGCTGGGCGACCCTTACAAGCTAGAACTGATTGAGGCGCTGCCTGAAGAGAGCGTGATTACCATCTATGAGCAGGGCGAGTTCTTTGACCTTTGCCGCGGTCCGCACGTACCTTCCACAGCGAAGATCAAAATATTCAAGCTGATGAACGTGGCAGGCGCTTACTGGCGCGGAGACAGCAAGAACAAAATGCTGCAGCGCGTATACGGTACTGCCTGGATCAAGAAGGCGCAGCTGGATGAGCATCTGCGTCTGTTGGAAGAGGCCAAGAAGCGTGACCACCGTAAGCTGGGCAAAGAGCTGGAAATCTTCACCTTTAACCAGCTGGTAGGACAAGGCCTGCCGATCTGGCTGCCCAAAGGTGCGAAGCTGCGCAGCATTCTGGAACGTTATATTGTGGATCTCGAAGCCAGCCTTGGCTACCAGCATGTATACACTCCGGTGCTTGGTAACGTAGAGCTGTACAAAACCTCGGGACACTGGGAGCACTATCAGGAGGATATGTTCCCGAAAATGACAATCGACACTGAAGAGTTCGTGCTCCGCCCGATGAACTGTCCGCATCACATGATGATTTATAAGAGCTCCATGCACAGCTACCGTGATCTGCCGATCCGGATTGCCGAGCTGGGCACCATGCACCGCTATGAAATGTCCGGAGCGTTGACCGGTCTGCACCGTGTACGTTCCATGACACTGAATGACTCTCATATTTTCTGCCGTCTGGATCAGATCAAGAGCGAATTCAAACGCGTGCTGGAATTGATTAAGCAGGTGTACAGCGATTTCGGTATTCACGATTACCGCTTCCGCCTGTCTTACCGTGATCCTAATGACACCGAGAAATACTTCCAGAATGATGAAATGTGGGAGACTGCTCAGCGGATGCTGCGTGAAGTAGCGGAAGAGGCGGGTCTGCCGTTCTTTGAAGCGGAAGGCGAAGCTGCGTTCTACGGACCTAAGCTGGATGTGCAGATCCGTACGGCACTGGGCAAGGAAGAAACTCTGTCCACAGTACAGATCGACTTCCTGCTGCCGGAGCGTTTCGAGCTGGAATATGTCGGCGATGACGGCCAAAAGCACCGTCCGGTTGTATTGCACCGCGGTATTCTCGGAACCATGGAGCGTTTCGTAGCGTTCCTGCTGGAGAACTTTGCTGGCTCCCTGCCGCTGTGGCTGTCCCCTCAGCAGGTAAAAATCATTCCTGTATCGTCGGCCTTCGACGATTATGCGAAGGAAGTGGAATCCAGGCTGCTGCGGAGCGGTGTCCGTGCCGAGGTTGACCTGCGCAATGAGAAAATGGGCTACAAGATCCGTGAAGCACAGCTGGAGAAGCTTCCTTATATGTTCGTGGTCGGTGAGAACGAGATGAACGCCGGCTCTGTATCCATCCGCAAACGCGGCGAGGGCGATATTGGAGTCAAACCGCTGGAGGAAGCTATCGCACTGCTCAGCCAAGAGATTGCTGAACGCACAATCTAG
- a CDS encoding 3D domain-containing protein: MNKMGLCQRFWCLIVTVVLILSAAGIYPDFASRSVQALGTGNAENTKNLNIVNDEIRTTGRAMLYSQERYSTGASSRQGGTSRASVPAAAQQPQPSASPQARNNSGTAKQPATLPVAAPAPEQIITTLKVTATGYTAGIESTGKTPKHPQYGITYSGVKVRRDKNSVSTIAADPKVLPLGSILYVPGYGYAIVADTGSAIKGRKIDLYFATTKQVYKEWGKKTVEVQLIKRGSGKCTESMLKNLGKAIQTYKSVPQDLLEEIV; the protein is encoded by the coding sequence ATGAACAAAATGGGCTTATGCCAGAGGTTTTGGTGTTTAATTGTAACGGTTGTACTGATTCTGTCTGCGGCCGGTATTTATCCGGATTTTGCAAGCAGGTCTGTGCAGGCTCTCGGAACGGGAAATGCGGAGAATACGAAAAATTTAAATATTGTGAATGATGAAATACGTACGACCGGCCGGGCCATGCTGTATTCCCAGGAGCGCTACTCTACAGGGGCATCCTCACGGCAGGGCGGTACGTCCAGAGCGAGCGTTCCTGCTGCTGCGCAGCAGCCTCAGCCGTCTGCCTCACCGCAGGCACGGAACAATTCCGGCACTGCCAAGCAGCCTGCCACTTTACCGGTAGCCGCGCCAGCTCCGGAGCAGATCATCACTACGCTTAAAGTTACAGCAACCGGTTATACAGCCGGAATTGAATCTACAGGCAAGACCCCGAAGCATCCGCAGTACGGAATCACGTATTCAGGCGTCAAAGTGCGCAGGGATAAAAATTCCGTATCCACGATCGCGGCAGATCCAAAGGTGCTTCCGCTGGGCAGCATCCTGTATGTCCCAGGTTACGGTTACGCAATAGTTGCAGATACCGGATCGGCCATCAAGGGGCGGAAGATCGATCTGTATTTTGCCACCACCAAGCAGGTTTATAAGGAATGGGGCAAAAAAACAGTCGAAGTCCAGCTTATCAAAAGAGGCAGCGGCAAATGCACGGAGAGCATGCTGAAGAATCTCGGCAAAGCGATTCAGACCTATAAATCAGTTCCGCAGGATTTGCTGGAGGAGATTGTTTAG
- the liaF gene encoding cell wall-active antibiotics response protein LiaF has protein sequence MKRRFTSQVLGGLILIGLGALFLMRQLGYTDFSIGSLISDYWPVVLIYMGVQNLLTTNEKGSGGSSVFWGLFYLALGAYFLGRNLDWFDVSAGDFFKLLIPVMLIGGGLYVIFKPRDHTPPVPPVPPAPPEPPGFYPPKSGQSDVEPPGPLESTLDEQFEQKFGKPAGQRDWNDYLNKDQSDEEEEPAEESRRHDHRERHERRKQERYARRHGEWHQEFHDSADHKDTTNRTAFIGDVHMGREHFQLKNTNISQVIGDTVLDLTNAQIPYGETKINISAFVGDIKVYIPEDMDLGVRVNSSSFIGDMQVLEQTRSGFMSSVECKTPYYKEAGKKIRINVSAFIGDIKVKSVG, from the coding sequence ATGAAAAGAAGGTTCACCAGCCAGGTCCTCGGCGGTCTGATCCTGATCGGACTGGGTGCCCTGTTTCTGATGAGACAGCTGGGATATACCGATTTCAGCATCGGCTCGCTGATCTCTGATTATTGGCCGGTTGTGCTCATTTACATGGGAGTGCAGAATCTGCTGACTACCAATGAAAAGGGTTCAGGCGGTTCATCGGTTTTCTGGGGCTTATTCTATCTGGCTCTTGGCGCTTACTTTCTGGGACGCAACCTGGACTGGTTCGATGTTTCGGCCGGAGACTTCTTCAAGCTGCTTATACCGGTCATGCTGATCGGCGGAGGGTTGTATGTAATCTTCAAGCCGCGTGACCACACGCCGCCCGTGCCTCCGGTACCGCCTGCGCCGCCTGAACCGCCGGGATTTTATCCGCCGAAATCAGGTCAGAGCGATGTGGAGCCGCCGGGACCGCTGGAGTCTACACTCGATGAACAGTTTGAACAGAAATTCGGCAAGCCGGCCGGTCAGCGTGACTGGAACGATTACCTGAATAAAGATCAATCTGATGAAGAAGAAGAACCGGCTGAAGAATCACGCCGGCATGATCACCGTGAGCGTCACGAACGCCGGAAGCAGGAGCGTTATGCCCGCAGACACGGCGAGTGGCATCAGGAATTTCACGATTCAGCAGATCATAAGGATACGACTAACCGTACCGCTTTTATTGGTGATGTCCACATGGGCCGGGAGCATTTCCAGCTTAAAAACACGAATATCTCCCAAGTCATCGGCGACACTGTGCTGGACTTGACGAACGCGCAGATTCCTTACGGTGAGACCAAAATCAACATCTCTGCGTTTGTCGGCGATATTAAGGTGTACATTCCTGAGGATATGGACCTGGGGGTCCGTGTGAACAGCAGCTCCTTTATCGGGGATATGCAGGTACTGGAACAGACGCGCAGCGGGTTCATGAGCAGCGTGGAATGCAAGACCCCTTACTATAAGGAAGCCGGCAAAAAAATCCGGATTAACGTCAGCGCCTTTATCGGTGACATCAAAGTTAAATCGGTGGGCTAG
- a CDS encoding sensor histidine kinase → MGTIFSNTKWMLLLYFLLSGGVAAGLMYAGTCLGYIEVVDYRMWVYLCLGIVLFTVIIGYIAGQRIQRRIDLLDLNMLQVAKGNLSVRMPETDDQSFARVYHEFNMMMEAVENKMQLLQRMGEQEVIAKEKAAESGVLEERRRMARDLHDTVSQQLFAIHMSASSLPKVLERNAEQGHAVMEQLITMSQMAQKQMRALIAQLRPVELEGRNLFEALEKWFPDYCRQNGLKGVKELELQGELSEAIEHQLFLIIQEAMANIVKHAGARVVSLSLREVPRQVVLSISDDGQGFEHVQHKQGSYGLTTMRERAEKLGGQVEIISRRGAGTTIRVHIPKFVQGNQEQEE, encoded by the coding sequence ATGGGGACGATCTTCAGCAATACCAAATGGATGCTGCTGCTGTATTTTCTGCTAAGCGGAGGTGTGGCAGCAGGGTTGATGTATGCCGGTACATGTCTTGGCTATATCGAGGTGGTGGATTACCGCATGTGGGTGTATCTCTGCCTCGGGATCGTACTGTTCACAGTGATTATCGGCTATATCGCCGGCCAGCGTATTCAGCGCCGGATTGATCTTCTGGATCTGAATATGCTGCAGGTTGCCAAGGGCAATCTGTCTGTACGCATGCCGGAGACCGATGACCAGTCTTTTGCACGGGTGTACCATGAATTCAACATGATGATGGAAGCCGTCGAGAACAAAATGCAATTGCTTCAGCGGATGGGGGAGCAGGAGGTTATCGCCAAAGAAAAAGCAGCGGAGAGCGGAGTACTGGAAGAGCGGAGGCGGATGGCCCGGGATCTGCATGATACGGTGAGCCAGCAGCTTTTTGCGATTCATATGTCCGCTTCTTCACTGCCTAAGGTGCTGGAACGCAATGCGGAGCAGGGCCATGCGGTGATGGAGCAGTTGATCACCATGTCCCAGATGGCACAGAAGCAGATGAGGGCGCTGATCGCCCAGCTGCGTCCGGTAGAGCTTGAGGGACGCAATCTGTTCGAGGCGCTGGAAAAATGGTTTCCGGATTACTGCCGCCAGAACGGGCTTAAAGGCGTAAAGGAGCTTGAGCTGCAGGGCGAGCTGTCGGAGGCTATCGAGCATCAGCTGTTCCTGATCATTCAGGAAGCGATGGCCAATATCGTCAAACACGCAGGCGCGCGGGTGGTCAGCCTGTCGCTGCGCGAGGTGCCGAGACAGGTTGTGCTGAGCATCAGCGATGACGGCCAGGGGTTCGAGCATGTGCAGCATAAGCAGGGCTCTTACGGTCTTACGACGATGCGTGAACGCGCGGAAAAGCTTGGCGGACAAGTGGAAATTATCAGCCGCAGAGGAGCGGGTACAACGATCCGCGTACATATACCAAAGTTTGTTCAGGGCAATCAGGAACAGGAGGAATAG
- a CDS encoding response regulator transcription factor, with the protein MSVIKVLLVDDHDMVRMGLKTYLMLDPSFEVIGEAANGQEALAMLREGGQEGLPDLVLMDLMMPVMNGAETTRAVLAEFPGLKIVILTSFLEDDLVVDAIEAGAVSYVLKTVSAEELIYALQGAFRGMPVMTGDVSQALTRGIRQRTVQGDSSGLTEREKEVLLLIAEGKTNKDIGEELHISIKTVKTHVSNLLMKCELDDRTQLAIYAHRKGWAQG; encoded by the coding sequence ATGAGTGTCATAAAGGTGCTGCTGGTGGACGATCATGATATGGTCCGGATGGGGCTCAAAACTTATCTTATGCTGGACCCCAGCTTTGAGGTTATAGGGGAAGCCGCCAACGGGCAGGAAGCACTGGCGATGCTGCGCGAAGGAGGGCAGGAGGGATTGCCTGATCTGGTGCTGATGGACCTGATGATGCCGGTAATGAACGGTGCAGAGACCACCAGGGCAGTGCTTGCTGAATTTCCCGGCCTCAAAATCGTCATCCTCACCAGCTTCCTGGAGGATGATCTTGTCGTAGATGCGATTGAAGCCGGAGCAGTCAGCTATGTGCTCAAAACCGTGTCGGCCGAGGAGTTAATCTACGCACTGCAGGGTGCGTTCCGCGGAATGCCGGTAATGACCGGAGATGTCTCGCAGGCACTGACCCGGGGGATCCGGCAGCGGACGGTCCAGGGGGATTCTTCCGGTCTCACCGAACGTGAGAAAGAAGTGCTTCTGCTTATAGCTGAAGGGAAAACCAACAAAGACATCGGCGAGGAGCTGCATATCAGCATTAAGACCGTAAAGACCCATGTCAGCAATCTGCTGATGAAATGCGAGCTGGATGACCGCACGCAGCTGGCCATCTATGCGCACCGCAAAGGCTGGGCCCAAGGTTAA
- a CDS encoding trypsin-like peptidase domain-containing protein: MDDNNKNNFNRDNGPARDREWDSNNNTDSSNEYNRSSDYSNNNSDEQGASTYYSYGPFKSMNKDEMNTEGTPGYNRMEGERVEITAPQPVKPLPYSSSPRTGGYDGNGGRGGGSGSDGGNGWQYNRKPKKPVKAVLVSFLAGMVVLSGSMFMADRGNWFTGGQATIAAVTSPAAKTANGSATITPSTTTTALVTGSGDVSSVVDGVGPAVVKIETLVNASSGRSSSRSNLSDPFSQFFFGDQFGGSGSSGSGQDSQSGSDSNSTQLIPAGIGTGFIYESSGYILTNQHVIDGADVIQVTVDGTTKPYEAKLLGSSKDLDLAVLKIEGTDFPTVALGDSDSIKVGSEVVAIGNPQGFDHTVTAGVLSAKGRSIDINEEDGSGTRNYKNLLQTDASINPGNSGGPLLNMNGQVIGMNVAVSADAQGIGFAIAVNTIKEVVDKLEANQEIPKEPVPFIGASLMTITDEVARQMGTDLTEGSVVAEIVFKSPAYTADLRPYDIITGVNGTNYATSQDLITYIQTLKVGDQVTLNVVRDGKKLELPVTIGNKNDFDTTQTQEQ, translated from the coding sequence ATGGACGACAACAACAAAAACAACTTCAATCGCGATAATGGGCCAGCTCGGGATCGGGAATGGGATAGCAACAATAACACTGACAGCAGTAATGAGTACAACAGAAGCAGCGACTACAGCAATAATAATTCTGATGAACAGGGAGCTTCAACCTATTATTCTTATGGACCGTTTAAATCTATGAATAAGGACGAGATGAATACGGAGGGGACTCCAGGCTACAACCGGATGGAGGGAGAGCGGGTAGAAATCACTGCACCGCAGCCGGTTAAGCCGCTTCCCTACAGCTCCTCCCCGCGCACAGGCGGTTATGACGGCAACGGCGGACGGGGCGGCGGCAGCGGTTCAGACGGCGGCAACGGCTGGCAGTATAACCGCAAGCCCAAAAAACCGGTAAAAGCCGTATTGGTCTCTTTTCTGGCAGGGATGGTTGTCCTCTCAGGCTCCATGTTCATGGCAGACCGCGGCAACTGGTTCACTGGCGGCCAAGCGACCATCGCCGCAGTAACGAGCCCGGCAGCCAAGACAGCGAACGGCAGTGCGACAATCACGCCTTCAACCACAACGACAGCCCTTGTGACCGGATCAGGTGATGTATCCAGTGTTGTAGACGGTGTTGGACCGGCTGTTGTCAAAATTGAAACGCTGGTGAACGCAAGCTCAGGACGCAGTTCGTCCCGCTCAAATCTGAGTGATCCGTTCTCGCAATTTTTCTTCGGTGACCAGTTCGGGGGCAGCGGATCTTCCGGGTCAGGGCAGGATTCCCAGTCCGGTTCAGATTCGAATTCCACGCAGCTGATCCCTGCGGGAATCGGAACAGGCTTTATCTATGAATCTTCGGGTTATATTCTGACCAACCAGCACGTTATTGACGGTGCGGATGTGATCCAGGTAACCGTTGACGGTACAACCAAGCCTTATGAAGCAAAGCTGCTCGGCTCCAGCAAGGATCTGGATCTGGCTGTGCTCAAGATTGAAGGAACAGACTTCCCGACAGTAGCGCTGGGCGATTCCGACAGCATCAAGGTCGGTTCAGAAGTCGTAGCTATCGGCAACCCGCAGGGCTTTGACCATACGGTTACTGCAGGGGTACTGAGTGCGAAGGGCCGCAGCATTGATATCAATGAGGAAGACGGCAGCGGTACCCGCAACTATAAGAACCTGCTGCAGACTGACGCATCGATCAATCCCGGTAACTCTGGCGGACCGCTGCTCAACATGAACGGCCAGGTTATCGGAATGAACGTAGCCGTGAGTGCTGACGCCCAGGGTATCGGCTTTGCCATTGCGGTAAATACGATCAAAGAGGTCGTTGATAAGCTGGAAGCCAACCAGGAAATTCCGAAAGAGCCGGTTCCGTTTATCGGCGCATCGCTGATGACCATTACAGATGAAGTAGCCAGACAAATGGGTACTGACCTTACTGAAGGCTCTGTAGTAGCTGAGATTGTCTTCAAATCGCCTGCCTACACAGCAGACCTGCGTCCTTACGATATTATCACGGGCGTGAACGGTACGAACTATGCAACCAGCCAGGATCTGATTACCTATATCCAAACTCTGAAGGTTGGCGACCAGGTAACACTGAATGTTGTCCGTGACGGTAAAAAGCTGGAGCTACCGGTGACCATCGGCAACAAAAATGACTTTGATACCACACAAACTCAAGAACAGTAA
- a CDS encoding response regulator transcription factor produces the protein MRPNILIIDDDEKIISMLRRGLAFEGYDVKTAVNGADGLRAILTSDPDVVILDVMMPQVDGFEVCRRLREGGSNVPVLMLTAKDEIEHRVKGLDLGADDYLVKPFALEELLARVRALLRRKSEQGGGSEQAVTYEDLTLDVDSREVTRGGKRLELTAKEFELLHLFMQNPKRVLSRDLIMDKIWGYDYSGESNVLEVYIAMLRQKTEEHGGKRLIQTIRGAGYILRGDN, from the coding sequence ATGCGACCGAATATCCTGATTATTGATGACGATGAAAAAATTATTTCCATGCTGCGCCGCGGTCTTGCTTTTGAAGGCTATGATGTAAAAACTGCAGTCAACGGAGCGGACGGCCTGCGGGCTATTCTGACCAGTGATCCCGATGTGGTAATTCTTGATGTGATGATGCCGCAGGTGGACGGTTTTGAAGTGTGCCGGCGTCTGCGGGAGGGTGGGAGCAACGTTCCCGTGCTGATGCTGACGGCCAAAGATGAAATTGAGCACCGGGTCAAAGGGCTTGATCTGGGGGCTGACGATTATCTTGTGAAGCCTTTTGCCCTGGAGGAGCTGCTGGCCCGGGTTCGCGCGCTGCTCCGCCGCAAAAGCGAGCAGGGCGGAGGCTCTGAGCAGGCCGTGACTTATGAGGATCTGACGCTTGACGTGGATTCCCGTGAAGTAACCCGCGGCGGCAAACGCCTGGAGCTCACAGCGAAGGAGTTCGAGCTGCTGCATCTGTTCATGCAGAACCCGAAGCGCGTGTTATCCCGCGATCTCATTATGGATAAAATTTGGGGGTATGATTACAGCGGCGAATCCAATGTACTGGAAGTGTATATTGCCATGCTGCGCCAGAAGACGGAAGAGCATGGCGGCAAACGGTTGATTCAGACCATCCGGGGAGCCGGTTATATTTTAAGAGGTGACAATTAA
- a CDS encoding HAMP domain-containing sensor histidine kinase, with translation MSIKLRLTAWYSGILAVMLLALSAAIYGFVYYNTYGDLKDRLIKQASQVEPKAGLNYDGTWQQILRGPAGQSLFAQLYIYDLQQMIPSPNMTEIQLEFKVPAKDVVKNQQGFLQASYNGNPFLIYQQAVDVTTLNGNLPAVLQVAVYTGEQVTMLNRLQNILLVGSFATLIAAFTFGLFLARKSMSPIGMVIEAANGIQTGNDLSSRIEYNGPPDEIGRLIETVNNMLGRMEGAYRELEESYATQRRFVSDASHELRTPLTTIRGNIDLLQKIWEMEPGESRMTEAEIRQLSVESVKDIADESKRMSRLVGDMLSLARADTGRTFDKEPVALEPMMTEVARRASFLPRQAEWSVGNMGHLNGKYVVGNKDYLQQMLFIFIDNAFKYTPSGVVTLDSVFYQNQVGIRITDTGIGMDKDEVPHIFERFYRADESRGITEGIGLGLSIAKWIIDEHGGSVEVVTRQGEGTTFVIWLPLLFAPPLE, from the coding sequence ATGTCTATTAAATTGCGGCTGACAGCCTGGTATTCAGGGATTTTGGCCGTTATGCTGCTGGCTTTATCAGCCGCAATTTACGGTTTTGTCTATTATAATACGTATGGTGATTTGAAGGACCGGCTAATCAAGCAGGCATCGCAGGTGGAACCCAAAGCAGGGTTGAACTATGACGGCACATGGCAGCAGATCCTCCGGGGGCCTGCAGGCCAAAGCTTATTTGCCCAATTGTACATTTACGACCTCCAACAAATGATCCCCAGCCCGAATATGACAGAGATTCAGCTGGAGTTTAAGGTTCCGGCGAAGGATGTCGTCAAAAATCAGCAGGGATTTCTTCAGGCGTCTTATAACGGAAATCCCTTTCTGATCTATCAGCAGGCAGTGGATGTGACGACCCTTAACGGAAACTTGCCGGCTGTGCTTCAGGTAGCAGTGTATACTGGGGAGCAGGTTACGATGCTGAACCGGCTGCAGAACATCCTGCTGGTAGGCTCTTTTGCGACGCTGATCGCTGCCTTCACCTTCGGCCTGTTCCTGGCCCGCAAGTCAATGAGTCCCATCGGCATGGTTATTGAGGCGGCAAACGGCATCCAGACCGGTAATGACCTCAGCTCCCGGATCGAGTACAACGGTCCGCCGGATGAGATCGGCCGGCTCATTGAAACCGTCAACAATATGCTTGGCCGGATGGAGGGGGCTTATAGAGAGCTTGAAGAATCCTATGCCACCCAGCGCCGCTTTGTGTCCGACGCCTCTCACGAGCTGCGTACACCGCTTACGACGATCCGCGGCAACATCGATCTGCTGCAGAAAATCTGGGAAATGGAGCCGGGGGAAAGCCGGATGACGGAGGCGGAGATCCGCCAGCTGTCGGTAGAGTCGGTGAAGGATATTGCCGATGAATCCAAGCGGATGAGCCGGCTTGTCGGCGATATGCTCTCACTCGCCCGTGCGGACACCGGGCGGACCTTTGACAAGGAGCCTGTAGCACTGGAGCCGATGATGACCGAGGTAGCCCGCCGGGCCTCTTTCCTGCCGCGCCAGGCGGAATGGTCTGTCGGGAATATGGGGCATTTGAACGGCAAGTATGTTGTCGGTAACAAGGATTATCTGCAGCAGATGCTGTTCATCTTTATTGATAATGCCTTTAAGTACACCCCTTCCGGTGTAGTTACGCTGGATAGCGTCTTTTATCAGAACCAGGTGGGCATACGGATTACGGATACCGGGATCGGGATGGACAAGGACGAGGTGCCGCATATCTTCGAACGCTTCTACCGGGCGGATGAGTCACGGGGAATTACGGAAGGAATCGGGCTGGGTCTGTCCATCGCCAAATGGATTATTGATGAACACGGCGGCTCTGTAGAGGTGGTTACCCGCCAGGGGGAAGGGACGACTTTTGTCATCTGGCTGCCGCTTCTCTTTGCTCCGCCGCTGGAATAG
- a CDS encoding 4-hydroxy-3-methylbut-2-enyl diphosphate reductase, whose amino-acid sequence MEVIKISPRGYCYGVVDAMVMARQAAQNLDLPRPIYILGMIVHNSHVTNSFEDDGIITLDGHNRLDILDKVDSGTVIFTAHGVSPEVRRLARAKGLTTVDATCPDVTKTHDLIKEKVEEGYEIIYIGKKGHPEPEGAVGIAPEHVHLIEKEEDIAGLSIPSSRIVITNQTTMSQWDIKHIMKKLLESFPGAEVHNEICMATQVRQEAVAEQAGQCDLVIVVGDPRSNNSNRLAQVSEEIAGVPAHRISDVSELNIEWLKGVAKVGVTSGASTPTPITKEVINYLEQYDPALPETWEIKRTVNMSKLLPPVKSKTASTT is encoded by the coding sequence ATGGAAGTCATCAAAATTTCTCCCCGGGGTTATTGCTACGGTGTCGTCGATGCCATGGTAATGGCGCGGCAGGCCGCGCAAAATCTTGACCTGCCCCGGCCGATTTATATACTTGGCATGATTGTGCACAACAGCCATGTCACGAATTCTTTTGAGGACGATGGAATTATAACGCTCGACGGGCATAACCGCCTGGATATTCTGGACAAAGTGGACAGCGGTACCGTTATTTTTACTGCACACGGTGTATCGCCAGAGGTGCGCAGACTGGCCCGTGCCAAAGGGCTGACCACTGTTGATGCCACCTGTCCGGATGTAACCAAAACCCATGACCTGATCAAAGAGAAGGTCGAAGAAGGCTACGAGATCATTTATATCGGGAAGAAGGGGCATCCGGAGCCGGAAGGTGCTGTCGGTATCGCGCCTGAACATGTCCATCTGATCGAGAAGGAAGAAGATATTGCAGGGTTGTCCATTCCCTCCTCGCGTATTGTCATTACAAATCAGACGACGATGAGCCAGTGGGATATCAAGCATATCATGAAGAAGCTGCTGGAATCCTTCCCGGGCGCCGAAGTCCACAATGAGATCTGTATGGCTACCCAGGTGCGCCAGGAAGCTGTGGCAGAACAGGCCGGGCAGTGTGACCTGGTCATTGTTGTCGGCGACCCGAGAAGCAACAACTCCAACCGCCTGGCCCAGGTTTCCGAGGAGATTGCCGGAGTGCCTGCCCACCGGATATCCGATGTGTCCGAGCTGAATATTGAGTGGCTCAAGGGGGTTGCCAAGGTCGGCGTCACCTCAGGTGCTTCAACGCCTACTCCGATCACCAAGGAAGTCATCAATTACCTCGAGCAGTATGATCCTGCACTGCCGGAGACATGGGAAATCAAACGTACAGTGAATATGTCAAAGCTGCTGCCTCCGGTCAAGAGCAAGACTGCCAGCACAACTTAA